In a single window of the Acetivibrio clariflavus DSM 19732 genome:
- the glgA gene encoding glycogen synthase GlgA yields MKKTKVLFVSSEVDPFAKSGGLADVAASLPKALNGLDIDTRVVMPKYKSIPKKYVDQMKYLGYIYVDISWRHQFCAIMQYESDGVIYYFIDNEYYFGREGYYGYFDEAERFAFFSKAVLSMLPFINFKPDVIHCNDWQTGVVSLLLKAHYKSNDFYKDIKTVFTIHNLKYQGVFPKEVLGEVLGLGWEYFTPDGIEFFDDINYLKAGIVYSDIITTVSKTYAEEIKTDFYGEKLNNVLYKRSEDLYGILNGIDMEKNNPETDDRIFANYSVHNLEGKLTNKQMLQKSLGLQERIDIPLIGIISRLVDQKGFDLINYVMEDILRMDIQLVILGAGEYRYEEALRHFQKIYPGKLSVNLKYDTVLSQRIYAGSDMFLMPSLFEPCGLSQMFSLRYGTIPIVRETGGLKDTIQQYDEITHEGNGFTFTRYNAHDMLYAIKEAVNFYYHRSTWRYLMKKGMETDFSWKKSAKEYIEIYKKAISKN; encoded by the coding sequence ATGAAGAAGACAAAAGTGCTTTTTGTTTCATCTGAAGTGGATCCCTTTGCAAAATCCGGAGGGCTTGCCGATGTGGCAGCTTCACTGCCTAAAGCGTTGAACGGTTTGGATATTGATACAAGGGTGGTTATGCCCAAGTATAAGAGCATTCCTAAAAAGTACGTGGATCAAATGAAATATTTGGGTTATATATATGTGGATATTTCATGGAGGCATCAATTCTGTGCAATAATGCAGTATGAGAGTGATGGGGTTATTTATTATTTTATCGATAATGAATATTATTTTGGCAGAGAAGGTTATTATGGCTATTTCGATGAGGCAGAACGTTTTGCTTTTTTCTCAAAAGCCGTATTGTCAATGCTTCCTTTTATTAATTTCAAACCGGATGTAATACACTGCAATGACTGGCAGACCGGTGTGGTAAGTTTGCTTCTCAAAGCACATTATAAGAGTAACGATTTTTATAAAGATATAAAGACCGTATTTACAATTCACAATTTAAAATATCAGGGAGTTTTCCCAAAAGAGGTTTTGGGAGAAGTTTTAGGACTTGGTTGGGAATATTTTACTCCTGATGGCATAGAATTTTTTGACGATATAAATTACTTAAAGGCAGGTATTGTGTATTCAGACATAATAACCACAGTCAGCAAGACTTATGCAGAAGAAATAAAGACTGACTTTTACGGAGAGAAGCTCAACAATGTTTTGTACAAAAGGTCTGAGGATTTGTATGGAATACTGAACGGTATCGATATGGAAAAAAATAATCCTGAAACTGATGACAGAATTTTTGCAAATTACAGTGTACACAATCTTGAAGGCAAACTGACAAACAAACAGATGCTTCAAAAGAGCCTTGGTTTGCAGGAGAGAATAGATATACCGCTAATAGGTATAATATCACGACTGGTGGATCAGAAAGGATTTGACCTCATAAACTATGTTATGGAAGACATTTTGAGAATGGACATACAGCTTGTAATCCTAGGTGCGGGAGAATACCGATATGAAGAGGCATTAAGACACTTTCAGAAAATATATCCCGGAAAATTGTCTGTAAATCTTAAATATGATACAGTGCTTTCCCAAAGGATTTATGCCGGCTCAGATATGTTCCTCATGCCTTCTCTGTTTGAGCCCTGCGGTTTAAGCCAGATGTTCAGTTTAAGATACGGTACCATTCCTATTGTAAGAGAAACAGGCGGACTGAAGGACACAATTCAGCAGTATGATGAAATAACCCATGAAGGCAATGGATTTACATTTACAAGATACAATGCCCATGATATGCTTTATGCAATAAAAGAAGCAGTTAACTTCTACTATCACAGATCAACTTGGAGATACCTTATGAAAAAGGGAATGGAAACCGATTTTAGCTGGAAAAAATCCGCGAAAGAATATATTGAAATATACAAAAAGGCTATTTCTAAAAATTGA
- a CDS encoding sigma-70 family RNA polymerase sigma factor — MTELVEKAKAGDKNAFMVLVDTMKLQLYRTALIKLGNEHDALDAVQEALYKAFSNIKNLRQTCFFKTWLIRILINECYNIQQYNRKVVPLDDSFYNPEHRQENKSVESIDIQNLTGKLDEIYKEVIDLRYNHDLKFDDIAVILDIPVGTVKSRLNRAHKLLREQLLDQNKNNY, encoded by the coding sequence TTGACCGAACTTGTTGAAAAAGCCAAAGCCGGTGATAAAAATGCTTTCATGGTCCTGGTAGATACCATGAAGCTTCAATTATATAGAACTGCACTAATTAAGCTTGGAAATGAACATGATGCATTAGATGCCGTACAGGAAGCACTATATAAAGCTTTTTCAAACATAAAAAATTTACGGCAAACCTGTTTTTTTAAAACATGGCTAATTAGGATCCTAATTAATGAATGTTATAACATTCAACAATATAACCGAAAAGTTGTTCCCCTTGATGATTCCTTTTATAACCCGGAACATCGGCAAGAGAACAAATCGGTAGAATCCATTGATATTCAGAATCTAACCGGCAAACTCGACGAGATATACAAGGAAGTCATTGACCTCAGGTATAACCACGATTTAAAGTTTGATGACATAGCAGTGATACTGGATATACCTGTAGGTACAGTCAAGTCGAGACTGAATCGGGCGCATAAATTGCTGAGGGAACAACTATTGGACCAAAACAAAAATAATTACTAA
- a CDS encoding NADP-dependent isocitrate dehydrogenase translates to MSKIKMQVPLVEMDGDEMTRIIWKLIKEILLEPYIELNTEYYDLGLENRDKTDDQVTIDAAMAIKKYGVGVKCATITPNAQRVEEYKLKKMWKSPNGTIRAILDGTVFRAPIIVNSIKPFVIGWKKPITIARHAYGDVYKNVEYQVKGAGKAELVFTSSTGEVVRETIHEFDGPGVIMGMHNTDESIRSFARSCFNYALDQKQDLWFSTKDTISKTYDHRFKDIFQEIYDNEYKDKFEAAGIEYFYTLIDDVVARIIRSEGGMVWACKNYDGDVMSDMVASAFGSLAMMTSVLVSPDGKYEYEAAHGTVTRHYYRHLKGEETSTNSMATLFAWTGALRKRGELDGNKELVDFANKLEKASIDTIENGVMTKDLAQLSQVENKKIVNTEQFLREIKLTFDAMK, encoded by the coding sequence ATGAGTAAAATCAAAATGCAAGTTCCGTTAGTTGAGATGGACGGAGATGAAATGACCAGGATCATCTGGAAATTAATAAAAGAAATATTGCTTGAGCCATATATTGAGCTTAACACTGAATACTACGACTTAGGCTTGGAGAACAGAGATAAAACCGACGATCAGGTTACTATCGACGCAGCAATGGCTATAAAGAAGTACGGAGTAGGTGTTAAATGTGCTACTATTACTCCAAATGCTCAGAGAGTGGAAGAATACAAATTAAAGAAAATGTGGAAGAGCCCTAACGGTACCATAAGAGCAATTTTAGACGGTACAGTTTTCCGTGCGCCCATAATTGTGAACAGCATAAAACCCTTTGTTATTGGGTGGAAGAAACCTATAACTATTGCAAGACATGCTTATGGGGATGTATATAAGAATGTTGAATATCAGGTAAAGGGTGCTGGAAAAGCAGAGCTTGTATTTACTTCTTCCACAGGAGAAGTTGTAAGAGAAACAATACATGAATTCGATGGTCCTGGAGTTATCATGGGAATGCACAATACCGATGAATCCATTAGAAGCTTTGCAAGATCATGCTTTAATTATGCTTTAGACCAGAAACAGGATTTGTGGTTCTCAACCAAAGATACCATTTCTAAAACCTATGACCACAGATTCAAGGATATTTTCCAGGAAATCTACGATAACGAATATAAGGATAAATTTGAAGCAGCAGGAATAGAATACTTCTATACCTTGATTGATGACGTTGTTGCCAGAATTATAAGATCTGAAGGCGGAATGGTTTGGGCATGTAAGAATTATGACGGTGACGTTATGTCCGATATGGTGGCTTCAGCCTTCGGAAGCCTCGCAATGATGACTTCCGTATTGGTATCTCCTGACGGTAAGTACGAATACGAAGCTGCACACGGAACTGTTACAAGACATTACTACAGACACCTTAAAGGAGAAGAGACTTCAACCAACTCAATGGCTACATTGTTTGCATGGACAGGTGCGTTGAGAAAACGCGGCGAGCTTGATGGCAACAAAGAACTTGTGGATTTTGCAAATAAGCTCGAGAAAGCTTCCATTGATACAATAGAAAATGGAGTAATGACTAAGGATTTGGCTCAGCTTTCACAGGTTGAGAATAAGAAAATAGTTAATACCGAGCAATTCCTGAGAGAAATAAAACTGACTTTTGATGCTATGAAATAA
- a CDS encoding ATP-binding protein, giving the protein MKLEELRLKLNSLSIYKKVLDDKLLNGIYVFIERLFTDNVDLNTFARYYNSIYYDISTLIGKRTLREYIENLIITDENPFSLACESTEYDRIDSMLLKAASNDLRTIKQLTCISSEIFKEYALKNICNLDFEIETVKDFPDWDFDTCNEIKEEQLNEPIKEVLYRKDDWGNLTRELWEFYRANGTGIFSKFRAFVWERDDNGGRLKGVDSPDPVLLSDFIGYEEQRAEIIRNTEQFLDGYSANNILLYGDRGTGKSSTVKALVNEYYKRGLRIVEVPKNYLIDFPKILTQLKDRKQKFIIFIDDLAFEDAEENYTCLKAVLEGGIQARPDNVVIYATSNRRHLIKEKFSDRLGLHSGNADDEIRSQDTIQEKLSLADRFGIIIVFSSPDKQDFIKIVEGLAEKRGISYDKEKLEREALKWEMWYNGRSPRTARQFVDWLEANKSVVCN; this is encoded by the coding sequence ATGAAATTGGAAGAACTGAGGCTGAAATTAAACTCTTTATCAATATATAAAAAAGTATTGGACGATAAGCTGTTGAACGGAATCTATGTTTTTATAGAAAGATTGTTTACCGATAATGTTGATTTAAATACCTTTGCAAGGTACTATAATTCCATTTATTATGATATAAGTACATTAATCGGTAAGAGAACATTGCGGGAATATATAGAGAATTTGATAATTACCGATGAAAACCCGTTTTCTTTGGCTTGTGAGAGTACGGAATATGATAGAATCGACAGTATGTTATTAAAAGCTGCTTCTAATGACTTAAGGACTATAAAACAATTGACCTGCATATCGTCTGAAATTTTTAAGGAATACGCATTAAAAAATATTTGCAATCTGGATTTTGAAATTGAAACTGTAAAAGATTTTCCCGATTGGGATTTTGACACTTGCAATGAAATAAAAGAGGAACAATTGAATGAGCCGATAAAAGAAGTATTGTATCGAAAGGACGATTGGGGGAATCTCACAAGAGAATTGTGGGAGTTTTACAGAGCTAACGGCACAGGCATTTTTTCAAAATTCCGGGCCTTTGTGTGGGAAAGGGATGACAACGGAGGAAGATTGAAAGGGGTTGATTCCCCGGATCCTGTATTGCTTTCGGATTTTATCGGCTATGAGGAACAGCGGGCAGAGATTATCCGAAATACCGAGCAGTTTTTAGACGGCTATTCGGCCAATAATATACTTTTATATGGTGACAGGGGCACAGGTAAGTCCTCCACTGTAAAAGCCCTGGTCAATGAATACTATAAAAGAGGGCTTAGAATTGTGGAGGTTCCCAAGAACTACCTAATTGATTTTCCTAAAATACTGACACAGCTTAAGGACAGGAAACAGAAATTTATTATATTTATTGATGACCTTGCCTTTGAAGATGCGGAAGAGAATTACACCTGCCTTAAAGCAGTGCTTGAGGGAGGTATTCAGGCGAGACCCGATAATGTAGTTATTTATGCCACTTCCAACAGAAGGCATTTGATAAAAGAGAAGTTTAGCGATAGGTTAGGGCTCCATTCGGGTAATGCTGACGATGAAATCCGGTCCCAGGATACAATACAGGAAAAGCTCTCATTGGCGGATCGGTTTGGAATTATAATTGTATTTTCTTCTCCTGATAAACAGGACTTTATAAAAATAGTAGAGGGATTGGCAGAAAAGAGGGGCATTTCTTATGATAAGGAGAAGCTTGAAAGAGAGGCTCTTAAATGGGAGATGTGGTACAACGGACGTTCTCCCAGGACTGCAAGGCAGTTTGTTGACTGGCTTGAAGCCAATAAAAGTGTGGTTTGCAATTAA
- a CDS encoding Ig-like domain-containing protein codes for MNCQDIIDNLEAYIQNELGEKEAKEIEKHLAECSDCFNEYTQIKNTINLIKKAYDKIEMPQELRNLSLAPKRNKGKKHYFSIKKAAIAIACVFALLLGAILIPNTIFTQKVSAGDYRDGFTLTPLSYDSTGVKPDSEFVLDSKKDITLSYLEENLSIDGEPNPIISENGKNSFKIKPSKKFEENRLYTFRIKSSDRSDITWTFQTSATFKILGSFPGNKTTDVPVNSGIEIYFSHEEFENVDKYFEISPKVEGRFERHKKAVVFVPKGLKEGTVYTVKIKKGLKLNGTDYTLADDFEFQFETTSTSNKEDPMFIYYDRTVFEYTPKENPTLSIEYYSPKKIKEPVNVKTTIYAYKDVDSFIQALENKFAAEEMSWAYRSYSKTPVSVEGLEKIIEFEQEIDLNSGPLHVKLPDPLPQGFYIADSKWKESNFQTFIQVTDIGMYITKSSKKTLMWLHDLDSKASINNAKISVVGTNIVYNTDKEGIAYFDTPIGNNEKDNIYYKIETQDNKHSVLLVPSKSYNIYAEENANMYWHFIQLDRSLYKPDDTVNFWGMIKNRYSSEKIDSLVIEVDEGYSYIQRYYDYRLEGKGIIGYYPANVSPLVSHEISAKDGIFSGSFRLPNLDPGGYQLTVKKGEEIVASSYIQIQNYTKPAFELNISKDKEAVFPGKEVNFTIKGSFFEGTAVPDLEIMYSIDNYISDAGYIEKTVTTDSSGSVVVKYVPEPGQNVQGEQYINIRAHAAKPEIGEISGSTDVRVFVNDIDVKLESELKNQKGVVTANVNKIVLDRINNGTAKDSNDYLGDPVGGKTLTGTVYKHTWLKIEDGEYYDYINKITQKRYRYEEKKEVFTRITMTTDANGKATASFDAPSLKDGFYTAEFTCTDNSGRNMRFSCNFGDYSDQYFYEYDSYYLDGGKERYKLNEKVDLTFKKGKDILPDGNYLFIKSQNGIMDFEVSNSPNYSFVLEDKYLPNVCVTGVYFNGLTYVQSEEYNAVLDPEEKSLAIEAELDKTSYRPGDEVTVKISAKDKSGKPTKAFVNISVVDEAMFKLNEQYIETLHTLYSIVPSGIDYSYKSHINSDFVENGVVKVRFSDRAGGGSAKFKTEKNLVIRFNEPIFASYDLESAETRSDFKDTAYFNTITLNDEGYGELTFKIPDNITQWRVTLSGVTTDLLAGSNTVSLDVTLPFFINYTLNSTYLAGDKPVLGVTAYGNDLNKDEKVFFEVYDAQNKKLIAKGDGKAFERVNISLPELSEGKKEIIISASTSNGLKDSLKHSFDVVKTYHEIEEALYYDLKPGLKVKGGNKGITKLIFADKGKGMYLSELYNLMYTSGNRIDQKFTVQKASELINKYFDLSDIENSAQFNASDYQREDGGLAILPYSNSDLDISAKLSSLLKDKVNVFKLREYFYTKLYDDSPGLKGNALYGLAVLKEPVLLDLDKAAEVENASVKDLLYIALAYCELGELPKADRIFVERIAPHIKGFKPYYRINTGKDNDDILECTALAAVLSSKLDKPHKSSFYKYCVEHSSKHITTYIEKIMYIEEEIKKANSGPVSFSYTLNGKQYTESLDNGRIFTLTVPSENVKNLAIDSVMGEISVVSIFKKSLTSTVKTYANLTVNKSYCNTKGNGATTHFSQSDIVKVTITWNADTKALDGTYQITDYLPSGLRPIDNPISMGVDININEISYMESDGQKVTFYVNKEQKDKTLTYYARVISPGTYKAESTIIQSVSSKESMNMSETYTIEIK; via the coding sequence ATGAACTGCCAAGATATAATAGACAATCTTGAAGCTTACATACAAAATGAACTCGGAGAAAAGGAAGCTAAAGAGATTGAAAAGCACCTTGCCGAATGTTCCGACTGTTTTAATGAGTATACACAAATAAAAAATACCATAAACCTAATCAAAAAAGCCTATGACAAAATTGAAATGCCGCAAGAGTTACGCAATTTGTCACTGGCTCCAAAGCGCAATAAAGGCAAAAAGCATTATTTTTCAATCAAGAAGGCTGCCATAGCAATAGCTTGTGTTTTTGCTCTTCTTTTAGGAGCAATTTTAATACCGAATACCATCTTCACTCAAAAGGTCAGTGCCGGAGATTACAGGGATGGCTTTACCCTTACTCCATTGAGTTACGATTCTACAGGTGTTAAGCCGGACAGTGAGTTTGTGCTTGATTCCAAAAAGGACATTACGCTTTCCTATCTTGAGGAAAACTTGTCCATCGATGGTGAACCTAATCCCATTATATCCGAGAACGGTAAGAATTCCTTTAAAATCAAACCCTCAAAGAAGTTTGAGGAAAACCGTCTTTACACTTTTCGCATCAAGTCTTCGGACAGAAGCGATATAACCTGGACTTTTCAAACCAGTGCAACCTTTAAAATTTTAGGCTCCTTCCCCGGCAATAAAACAACCGATGTACCGGTCAACTCCGGCATAGAGATTTATTTCAGCCATGAAGAGTTTGAAAACGTGGATAAGTATTTCGAGATTTCTCCAAAAGTGGAAGGACGTTTTGAAAGGCATAAGAAAGCAGTGGTATTTGTACCTAAGGGCCTTAAAGAAGGTACCGTATATACAGTTAAAATAAAGAAAGGTCTTAAACTAAATGGAACCGACTATACTTTAGCTGACGATTTCGAATTTCAATTTGAAACCACTTCGACCTCAAATAAAGAAGACCCTATGTTCATATACTACGACCGGACTGTTTTCGAATATACTCCGAAAGAAAATCCCACTCTCTCTATTGAATACTACAGTCCTAAAAAGATAAAGGAGCCTGTAAATGTTAAGACAACTATTTACGCCTATAAGGACGTTGATTCGTTTATTCAAGCTTTAGAAAACAAGTTTGCTGCCGAAGAAATGTCATGGGCCTATAGAAGCTATTCCAAAACTCCTGTTTCGGTGGAGGGCCTTGAAAAGATTATCGAGTTCGAGCAGGAAATAGACTTAAACTCCGGCCCACTGCACGTTAAGCTTCCCGATCCGCTGCCTCAAGGATTCTATATTGCGGACAGCAAGTGGAAGGAATCGAATTTCCAAACCTTTATCCAGGTAACGGACATCGGCATGTATATTACAAAGAGCAGCAAAAAAACCCTTATGTGGTTGCATGACTTAGACAGCAAAGCTTCCATAAACAATGCAAAGATATCCGTTGTAGGCACTAATATCGTCTATAATACAGACAAAGAAGGAATAGCTTATTTCGACACTCCTATTGGCAATAATGAGAAAGACAACATATACTACAAAATTGAAACGCAAGACAATAAACATTCTGTACTTTTAGTTCCTTCAAAATCCTACAACATATATGCCGAAGAAAACGCCAATATGTATTGGCACTTCATACAGCTGGACAGAAGTCTATACAAACCCGATGACACTGTAAATTTTTGGGGCATGATAAAAAACAGATATTCCAGTGAGAAAATAGATTCGTTGGTTATTGAAGTTGATGAAGGTTATAGCTATATTCAGCGATATTACGACTACAGGCTTGAGGGAAAAGGTATAATCGGTTACTATCCCGCTAATGTGTCTCCCCTTGTAAGTCATGAAATATCTGCCAAAGACGGAATTTTCAGCGGAAGTTTCCGACTCCCCAATTTAGACCCTGGGGGATATCAATTGACAGTAAAAAAAGGGGAAGAAATAGTTGCAAGTTCATATATTCAAATACAAAACTACACAAAACCGGCCTTTGAGTTAAATATATCAAAGGACAAGGAAGCTGTTTTCCCCGGTAAGGAAGTAAATTTCACTATCAAGGGTTCCTTCTTTGAAGGAACGGCAGTTCCAGATCTGGAAATAATGTACAGTATTGATAACTACATCAGCGATGCCGGATATATCGAAAAGACTGTTACCACCGATTCCTCAGGAAGTGTTGTTGTAAAATATGTTCCTGAGCCTGGCCAAAACGTCCAGGGTGAACAATATATCAATATCCGTGCCCATGCTGCCAAACCCGAAATTGGGGAGATTTCAGGCAGTACCGATGTGCGGGTTTTTGTAAACGACATCGATGTCAAACTGGAATCGGAATTAAAAAATCAAAAAGGTGTTGTAACAGCCAATGTAAACAAAATTGTTTTAGACAGAATAAACAATGGAACTGCCAAAGACAGTAACGATTACCTGGGTGACCCTGTAGGCGGCAAAACCCTTACGGGAACCGTATACAAACATACATGGCTGAAAATTGAAGATGGAGAGTACTATGACTATATAAATAAAATTACACAAAAAAGATACCGTTATGAGGAAAAAAAGGAAGTTTTCACTCGAATAACCATGACCACTGATGCTAACGGAAAAGCCACCGCTTCCTTTGATGCCCCTTCCCTCAAGGATGGATTCTATACTGCCGAATTTACATGCACCGACAATTCCGGCAGGAATATGAGATTCAGCTGCAATTTTGGGGATTATTCGGACCAATACTTCTACGAATATGACAGTTATTATCTCGACGGCGGTAAAGAAAGATATAAACTGAATGAAAAAGTTGACCTCACCTTCAAAAAAGGCAAAGATATACTGCCGGACGGAAATTATCTCTTCATAAAGTCACAGAACGGTATAATGGATTTTGAAGTATCAAACAGCCCTAATTACAGCTTTGTTTTGGAAGACAAATATCTGCCCAATGTCTGTGTGACGGGTGTATATTTTAACGGGTTGACCTATGTGCAGTCGGAGGAGTATAATGCGGTTCTCGATCCTGAGGAAAAGAGCCTTGCAATTGAAGCCGAATTGGACAAAACTTCCTATAGACCCGGTGATGAAGTTACCGTTAAGATAAGTGCAAAAGACAAGTCCGGAAAACCTACAAAAGCGTTTGTAAACATAAGTGTTGTGGATGAAGCAATGTTCAAGCTGAACGAGCAGTATATAGAAACTCTTCATACATTATACTCCATTGTGCCTTCGGGAATTGACTACAGCTATAAGTCCCATATAAATTCCGATTTTGTCGAAAACGGTGTTGTGAAAGTAAGATTTTCAGACAGGGCCGGTGGAGGCAGTGCAAAGTTTAAAACAGAAAAGAACTTGGTAATTCGGTTCAATGAACCCATATTTGCTTCTTATGACTTAGAATCGGCAGAAACCAGAAGCGACTTTAAAGATACGGCATACTTCAATACCATAACGCTAAACGACGAGGGGTACGGTGAACTGACCTTCAAAATACCCGACAACATAACCCAATGGAGAGTAACCCTTTCCGGTGTTACAACCGACCTACTTGCAGGAAGCAATACCGTAAGCTTGGATGTTACCCTGCCCTTCTTCATAAACTATACCCTAAACTCCACCTACCTGGCAGGGGACAAACCGGTTTTAGGTGTTACAGCATACGGCAATGACCTAAACAAGGATGAAAAGGTATTCTTTGAAGTCTATGACGCACAAAATAAGAAGCTTATAGCCAAAGGTGACGGCAAAGCTTTTGAAAGGGTCAATATTTCTCTACCTGAGCTTTCAGAGGGTAAGAAAGAAATCATTATAAGTGCTTCAACATCCAATGGACTTAAAGACTCGTTGAAACACTCCTTTGATGTTGTAAAAACCTATCACGAAATTGAAGAAGCTTTATACTATGACCTTAAACCCGGGCTTAAGGTTAAAGGAGGAAATAAAGGCATCACCAAACTTATATTCGCCGATAAAGGCAAAGGTATGTACTTAAGCGAACTATATAACCTTATGTATACATCCGGCAACAGGATAGACCAAAAATTCACTGTACAAAAAGCATCAGAATTGATAAACAAATACTTTGATCTATCCGATATAGAAAATTCCGCACAGTTCAATGCCTCCGACTATCAGAGGGAAGACGGCGGATTAGCCATACTCCCTTACAGTAACAGTGACTTAGATATAAGTGCAAAGCTTTCATCGCTGTTAAAAGACAAGGTCAATGTCTTCAAATTGAGAGAATATTTTTACACCAAACTGTACGACGATTCACCGGGACTTAAGGGAAATGCCCTATATGGTCTTGCTGTATTAAAGGAACCGGTACTTCTGGATCTCGACAAAGCAGCCGAAGTTGAGAATGCTTCTGTTAAAGATCTGCTGTACATTGCCCTTGCCTACTGCGAACTTGGTGAATTACCCAAGGCTGACAGAATATTTGTAGAAAGAATCGCTCCGCATATTAAGGGATTCAAACCTTACTACAGAATAAACACCGGAAAGGACAATGATGATATCTTAGAATGTACCGCACTGGCCGCAGTATTGTCATCTAAGCTTGACAAACCCCATAAATCAAGTTTTTACAAGTACTGTGTTGAACACAGTTCAAAACATATAACCACATATATTGAAAAGATTATGTACATTGAAGAGGAAATAAAAAAAGCAAACAGCGGCCCGGTATCTTTCAGCTACACTTTAAACGGCAAGCAGTATACGGAGTCTTTGGATAACGGTAGAATATTCACTTTGACCGTTCCATCGGAGAATGTAAAAAATCTTGCAATAGACAGTGTAATGGGTGAAATTTCCGTGGTATCCATTTTCAAGAAGTCCCTTACTTCCACAGTAAAAACCTATGCGAATTTGACTGTCAATAAATCCTATTGCAATACAAAGGGAAATGGAGCAACTACCCACTTCAGCCAGTCGGATATTGTAAAGGTAACTATTACGTGGAATGCAGATACAAAAGCTCTTGACGGAACTTATCAGATAACGGACTATCTGCCTTCGGGATTGAGACCGATTGACAACCCCATAAGTATGGGTGTGGATATAAATATCAATGAAATAAGTTATATGGAGTCCGACGGACAAAAGGTAACCTTCTACGTGAATAAGGAACAGAAGGACAAAACTCTTACCTATTATGCCAGAGTTATAAGTCCAGGGACTTACAAAGCAGAAAGTACGATTATACAAAGTGTATCTTCAAAGGAAAGTATGAACATGAGTGAAACATACACCATTGAAATAAAATAG
- a CDS encoding aldo/keto reductase family protein yields MNYRRLGRTGLKVSEISLGSWLTYGNSTEKSTAVEIIDTAYDLGINFFDTANVYALGEAEIIVGEALKKYPRESYVLATKVFWPMGEGPNDRGLSRKHVFEQAHASLKRLGVDYIDIYYCHRYDPETPVEETLRTIDDLIRQGKILYAGVSEWTAAQMAEALQTADRYLLDRIVVNQPQYSMLNRYIEKEIIPFGIKNGIAQVVFSPLAQGILTGKYKPGSEIPKDSRAADPNSNMYILNNLKDEILVKVQKLDNLAKEMGITLSQLALAWTLRIDNVASAIIGASKVSQVKENVKASGIKLSEEILQKIEEILA; encoded by the coding sequence ATGAATTACAGGAGATTAGGACGAACGGGCCTTAAGGTAAGTGAAATCAGCCTTGGAAGCTGGCTTACTTACGGAAATTCCACCGAAAAATCAACTGCCGTTGAAATAATCGATACTGCTTATGATTTAGGCATTAATTTTTTCGATACTGCAAACGTTTACGCACTTGGAGAAGCTGAAATTATTGTCGGTGAAGCCCTTAAAAAATACCCGAGAGAATCCTATGTTTTGGCGACCAAAGTATTCTGGCCCATGGGTGAAGGACCTAACGACAGAGGATTATCTAGAAAACATGTTTTTGAGCAGGCTCATGCCAGTTTGAAGCGTTTGGGCGTAGATTATATAGATATATACTATTGCCATCGATATGACCCGGAAACCCCTGTTGAGGAAACTTTGAGAACAATTGACGATCTCATTCGTCAGGGCAAAATATTGTATGCCGGAGTAAGCGAGTGGACTGCCGCTCAAATGGCTGAGGCATTGCAAACTGCTGACCGCTATCTTCTCGATCGTATTGTAGTAAATCAACCTCAATATAGTATGCTCAACCGTTATATTGAAAAGGAAATTATCCCCTTTGGAATCAAAAACGGAATTGCACAGGTTGTATTCTCTCCCCTTGCCCAGGGAATACTGACAGGCAAGTACAAGCCCGGTTCGGAAATACCGAAAGACAGCCGTGCTGCCGATCCCAACTCAAATATGTATATCCTCAACAATCTCAAAGACGAAATACTTGTAAAGGTTCAAAAACTCGACAATTTGGCTAAGGAAATGGGAATTACTCTCTCTCAGCTGGCACTGGCATGGACTCTTAGAATTGACAATGTGGCCAGTGCAATAATAGGCGCAAGTAAAGTCAGTCAGGTGAAAGAAAACGTCAAAGCTTCCGGAATAAAGCTTTCCGAAGAAATTCTGCAAAAAATTGAAGAAATACTGGCATAG